The following nucleotide sequence is from Chloroflexota bacterium.
ATGCGCGGTGTGGAGCGTGTCGTGCTGGTCATTGTGGATGCCATGGGCTATGGCCGTCTCGCGCACGCGCTGGAGCGCAACCCAGACAACGGCTTTCACGCGCTGTTGCGCGGCGGCGGCAGCCTGCACCCGCTGACATCGGTCTTTCCGTCCACGACCACGGCCGCGTTGACGGCGCTCTGGTCGGGCTACGCGCCCGCCGAGCACGGCTTCATGGGCTACACGATGTTCCTGCGCGAGTTTGGCGTCCGCGCCGAGATGATCGGCTTCAATCCGGCGGCGACCGAGCGGCAGGGCCACGAGCAGTTGCTGGCGGGGGGGCTGGATCCGGACAGCTTCCTGCCCGTGCCGTCGCTGCCGCAGACGCTGGCGCGCTATGACGTGCCGGTCTTCAACCTGATCGAGCAGGCCTACACGCGCAGCGCACTCTCGCGCGTGCAGATTCGCGGGCAGAAGGAGACGCGCGGATTCGTCACTTCGACCGACATGTGGATTGTGCTGCGCACCTGGCTGAAGCAGCACCCGTTGGAGCGCGCACTGTTTGTCGCCTACTGGAGTAAGATCGACACGCTCTCGCACCTGTACGGCCCGTCGTCGGAAACGATTACCAGCGAGATCGACAACTTGGCCTACACGTTCGAGCGCGAGTTCCTGCGCAAGCTGCCGCCCGAAGCGCGCGAGGGGACGCTGTTCCTGCTGACCGCCGATCACGGCCAGGTGGATACCCCGGCCGACCAGGCGATCTACCTGCGCGATCATCCAGCCCTGCGCGACCGCTTGCAGTTCAACTATACCGGCGACCCGCGCGCGCCGTACCTGACGGTGCGGAACGGCGAGGCCGACGCCGTGCGCGCCTACCTGGCCAAGAACCTGTCGCGCCAGTTTGTCGTGTTGGATTCGCAAGAGGCGCTGCGCGCCGGGCTGTTCGGCGGCGGCAAGCCGGCGCCCGAAACACGCTACCGCATCGGCGACCTGATTCTGCTGCCGCGCGGCCAGCAAATCCTCTGGGAGCGCAATGAGCCGCCGCGGCTGGTGGGCCGGCACGGCGCGCTCGACGCCCAGGAGATGCTCGTCCCGCTGATCGCTGCGCGGCTGGACGCCTGATCACGAGCCGCCCGATGAGTTCTTTCGAGTCAGTCCGTTCCACCCTGCGGCAATCGCCGCTCTTGAGAACGCTGCCGGCGCTCTTGCTGGATGCGCTCGCCGCGCGCGCCTCCGAGCAGCGTTACTGCTGCGGCGACATCGTCTTTCACGACGGCGATTCCGGCCGCAGCCTGTACCTGATTGCGTCCGGCGAAGTCGATATCGTCATCGACCATCACGGCCAGGAGTTCGTGCTTGCGCGGATCGGCGCAGGCGAGCCGTTTGGCGAGATGGCGCTGATCGACGATTCGCCGCGCTCGGCGACCGTGCGCGCGTCGAGCCCGGAACTGGTCGTACTGGAGTTGCAGCGCTCGGATCTGCTCGAAGCGTTGCAGATCCACCCGCCCGCGCTGTATGAGATTCTCCGCCTGTTAACCGGGCGTTTGCGCGCGTCGGATTCGGTGCGGGTGCAAGAGCTGGTAAACAAGTTCGAGGCGCTGGCCGAGGCCAATCGGCGGCTGGAGAGCAACTATAACGCCACGCTGGCGGCGCTCTCGCAGGCGCTCGACCTGCGCGACCAAGCGATCTTCGGCCACTCCGAGCGGGTCAGCACTTACTCGCTGGCGATCGGCGACGCGCTGGCGCTGCCGGCGCAGCAACTGCACTCGCTGCGGCTGGGCGCGCTATTGCACGATATCGGCAAGATCGGCGTATCCGACACGATCCTGCGCAAGCCCGGCCCGCTATCGGCTGATGAAACGCAGGAAATGCGCCTGCACCCGGCCTGGGGCAAGCGAATCATTGAGGGGATCGAATTCCTGCGGCCGGCGCTCGATGTGGTCTATGCCCATCATGAGCGATGGGATGGGCGCGGCTATCCGCGCGGATTGCGCGGCGACGATATTCCCCTGACGGCACGCATATTTGCCGTGGTCGACGTGTTCGATGCGCTCACGATGGTGCGCCCGTACAAGCTGGCCTGGCCGACCGCGCAGGCGCGCGAGCAGATTGTCGGCGAGTCCGGCAAAGCGTTCGACCCGCGCATAGTAGGCGCCTTCTTGCTGGTGTACCCGCAGTTTGTCGAGATCGTGCAGAAGGCACTGGCGGCTGCTGACTCGTTTGGCGGCGACGCCGCGTGAGTCGCGTTTAGCGCAGGGCAAACGGCCCGACGCGCACGGCGTCGCCGGCCGGCACGCCCGTGGCGTCAATGACCCGCAAGCGCGGTTGCCCGGGCGCGTTGGCGTCGTATACGCCGAGTTCCACAGAGTAGTTCCCTGCCGGCGCATCGGCCGGCAGCGCCAGATCGTACCACTGCCAGACCAGGTCGTCATCCTGCCACGACGAGGTTGGGTACGCCGAGCGATCCTCCTGCGTCCAGCGGCGCCCGTCGCTGTCTACCAGGTGCGCGAAGAAGTTGCGATTGAGATCGCCGGGAATTCGTCGCAGCACGCGCCAGTAGAGCAAAACGTGCAGGTGGTGGCCGGTGGGTGTCGCATCAACCCCCACCAGCTCGACTTCGTTGTTCATATTGGCATGCAGCGGGTAGGCCGGCGCGGGCGTCCGCAGACGGCGCAGGCCATCCGGCGGCAGATGGTACAACATGAACGCTGGCTTGCCCCGCTCGTCGGGCGGCCCCGCCTGGGTTGCGAGCGTTTTGAGCAGTCCCGCGCCGTCGCTCAGCGATTCGTTTGTTGCCGGAATGAAGTAACTCACCCCCCGGCCGCTGCGGTCGTCCGGCAGGACGAGCACGCGCCGGCCGTTGAACCACTGAAAACGCTGCTTGCGCGCCTGCATCAGGTATAGCGCGTTCTGGTCGAGGTCGGCCGCGTAGCGCGCCGACAGCATGACAGTGCCGGCCGGTTGCTGCGTGTCCAGGAAAGCGGCGATCTCGGCCAGATCGGCGCGATAGATCGTGCGCACCCGCGCATCGGTGGCCCAGCGTGTGAAGTAGTCCACCGTCGTGCTCGTCGTTTCCCAGGCCAGCAGCACCGCCAGCGCCGCGGTGAACGCCACCGCCCACGCGCGCCGCGCGGATGGCAGTCGCCCGCGCACGGCATCCAGAGCCAGCGGCGGCAGCATGACGATCAGCGGCAGTGCGGCGCTGCTACGCAGATATGACGGGCTGGCGCGCGTCACCGCGCTGGCGATGACGTTGCTGGCGATCCAGATCACGACGAAAGCGAAGCGTGGATCGCGCCAGCGGCGCACGCAGAGCGCCAGCCCCCCGTACGCGAGCAGGCCAATCACGAGGGTGAAGACGGGCCGGCCGGCAAGGTTGTAACGCCACGAGGGGTCCCCCGCAAACGCGAACATGCCAGCCACGCCGGCGATGTTGCGAGCCAGCGGCTCTACGTCGCCGGACAGCGCCGCGCGCATATCGGCGGCCAGATCTTCCGAGCGGCTGGTCGCATCGCCGGTGGTGGTCAGCACGTGAATGACCATCGGCGAGGCAACGACAGTGCCCAGTAGCAGCGCGACCACCAGGGCACGCCACTGCGCATGCCAGCGCGCGCGATTCCAGACGAGGAGATAGCCGGCGTACGCAGCGATGCTGAACGGAATCAGCGGCGCGGATTGGTACGTGTACTGCGCGAGGCCGGTTGCGACGCCGAGTGCGATGACGCCCGCCCGTCGTCGCTGGGGCCATGTGGATCCGGGTGGCGACGACACAAACACGACGCTGAATAGCCACGCGATCAGTGCCGCCATCATCAGCAGGGTCACCGGCTCCAGCCCGACGCGGCTTTCAAATAGCTGCCAGTGCGATACCGCCATCAGCGCTGCGCTGATCAGCCCGGCAAACACCCCGAACAGCCGGCGCGCGGCCAGCGCGGTAAAGATGATCGCGGCAAGCCCGCACACGACCGAAACCATGCGCAGGCTGACGATGTCAGCGCCGGCGAGGGCGAAAAACGGCGCGACCAGATAGGCGTGCAGGGGCAACACCCCGCCGTTCTGATCCCAGTAAAGTGGCCGCGCTCCGTCGATGATCTGAGTGGCGAAGTTGGCCGAGAATGTTTCGTCGTGCTGTGCGCCGGGCGGCGCGGCGCGCAGATCATAGATGCGCAGGACCAGTGCGACGAGCAGGATGCCGGTATAAAGCGCCAATTCGATGCGGCGTGTGACGGCTGGTGTGCTCACGGGCGCTGTACCTCGACCGGGCCGATGGTCACATGATCGCTACCATCCGAGAGTGTGAGCCGCACGCCGGTCTTCAGGTCGTACGCGCCCACGACGATCTGGTACGTTCCGGCCGGGGTTTCTTTGTCCACAACGATCAGGAAATCGTGGACGAGCGTCTCCGCCGGGTCCCAGCGTGTCGTCGGGTAGCCGCCGGCGCACGGCTGGTTGTCGTACTGCCCCCACAGCGGCGTGCCGGTGCGCGGGTTGGTCGGGCCGACCAGTTGCGCAAATACGGTGTACGCTGTCTGCATCGGCTGCTGCGCGCGCCAGAACAGCACGGTCGGAATGCCTTGCCCGGCGGCCAACCGGTCGGCCAGCAAGGTATAGCCGGTCAAGGTCATCTGGCCGCCGAAGGTTTTGCCGACTGCCGCACGCGGCACGTTGTTCCATACCTGTGCCGGCACCCGAAACATCGACAGGTACTCCTTGCCGGCGAAGTCGTCGGCCAATCGCGTGGCCGTTCCCTGCGGCCAGTACTCGCGCAGGTGGCCCAGCGTGCGGAAGTCCTCGCTGACAATCAGCATCGTTGCCGGGCGGTCGGGCGGCGGCGCGACGAGACACTTGCGCCCGTCGAACCACTTGAAATCCGGACGCGCCGCGCCCAGCGCAAACTGAATGCTCGCCTGGCCGCTGTCGAACGGCGACAGATACACCCGCTCGCCGGCCGGCAGGCCGCGCACCACATCGCCGATCTTCACAAGCCCAACGTCAAAGGCGTACCATATGCGCGGGTCGCGGGGCATGACGTTGAAGTACGCATTGAGCGACTGCGCAGCCGAGGCCAGCAGCAGTGCGCTCACCAGCAGCAGAGCAACCGGCGTCAGACGCGGGATACGCTGCGCTCGGTCGATGACCGCGCCCAGCCCCCAGCCGATCAGCAGCGCGGTCGGCGCCGCCGCGCCTAGCGTGCGCAGGAAGTTCGGCGCCGCTTCAGTGACGACCGATGGCACGAGCATGATCAGCAGCCATAAGATCACGAGCAGGTAGGGCGGCCGGGTTGCGCGCCGCATGACGAGCGCCAGCCCGAGCAGGAATCCAGCGGACAACCCCCAGTCAAGCGCCGGGCGGGCGGGCAGGTTGTGGCGCGGGTTGCTGTCGCCGGCGACGATGAACATGCCGGCGACTTTGCCGGCGTTCTCCATGATCGCCTCGGTCATCTGCCCCGGGCGTGTCGCCCAGACGGCGACCTGGTCGGAGCGGGTGAAGAAGGCGGCCGGGTGCTGAACATAATAGAACGCCAGCGGCGCGAATACGAGTGCAGCCACCACGGCGGCCACGCTCGCGCGCGCGAACGGGCGTCGCCACTGCGCGCGGTCGCGCCACAGTACCAGCAGCACGTACAGCGCGACGATGATATACATGAAGCGGATCGAAGGGTAGGTGTAGAAGCCGACGCCCAGTACGATGCCGGTTGAGACCGGCCAGATCCAGTCGCGCCAACCGGTCGGACGCGCGCCGCCGGCCGGGCGGAACGTGTAGAGCAGCAGCAGGAACGAGAGCGTACTGAACAACGGCACCAGAATCGGCTTGTAGCCCTCGCGAGAGGCGTTGACGTGCCAGTAGATCGTCGCCAGCACAAAAGCGGCAATGGCAGCCTGGCGTGTGGCGGCGCGCGCGCTGGCGCCGCCCTGCCGGAACAGTTCGAGCGCCAGCAGATAAAGCAACGGCACCGTCAGCGCGCCGAACAGGGCGCTTGGGAAGCGCACCGCAACCGGTGTCATGCCCAGCACGGATTCGCTTACCATAATGGCGTACTGGAGTATCGGCTCGCCGTTGAAGCGCGTGCCGATGTAGATGGGGCGCTCGCCGGATTCCAGCAAATAGCGCGCGTCGAGGCCGTTTTGCGCCTCGTCGTGGTGCAGGCCGGGTGGTACGCTGTCCAGTTGGACCAGACGCACCGCAAGCGCCAGCACGGTCAGGGCGACGAGTAGCAGTCCGTCGCGAAAAGTCAGGTTACGCATCGGTCAGACGCGATTGTACCGTGAACAGGGACAAAACCCAAAGGCAGCGGGCGCGGGCAGCGTGTGGGTATACCGCAAAAGTGTCGGGACCGCACGGTCAGACAGTCATTCCGGCACGTCGTTGTCCGCCGGCTTCAGGCCGGCGGACGCTAAACGGTCGGCGGCGCGAAGCCGCCGACCAGCGCCGGAATCCACTCAAACGTAGTGCTGCGATAGCCTAGCAGCCTGTCGGAGAGGACTGCATTTTGTGGTCGCAGCGCCAATAACGATCTCCAAACCACAAGATGCGGTCAAAAAGACTGGCTCTCCGACAGGCTGCTAGAGCAGATTCCGATTGGATAGATGGTGCATAGCGCCAAAGGCACCCAGATCGTCATGCCGGCGAAAGCCGGCATCCAGTCCACACTCCTGGACTCCGGCTTTCGCCGGAGTGACGTTACGTTGTGTTAGTACCATCAATTGATCAGGAAATCGCTCTAAAATTCCGGTTGGAGTGGATGCCGGCTACCATCATGCCGGCATGACGATCTGCACCATCTCCAACAGTTTGGCGCTATACCCCAGCGTGTACCCGCATTGGCGGGTGCCCCAAAATACTGATATATTTAGCCTCAGCAGGCGATCGGAACCACACAGCGGCCAAAGGAGGCCCGGATGACCAAGCTCGGACTGCACGCCAACCGTTCCTCGTCGCACCTCGTACCCTTCGTGCGCGACGCCAAACCGCGCATCGTGAAATTCCTCGACCACGATTTCGGGACGATCAAAGCGTGCCATGAGGCCTCGCCGGGCACCATGCTGATCGGCCGCCTGTTCACCGGCGACCAGCGCTACCAGCAGCCGCGTGTGCATGCGCGCGCCTACACCGATAAGATCCTCGGTATGGCCGATCGTTTCCGCGGCCTGTACGAAGCGTGGGAGTCGTACAACGAGTTGGAGCCGCAAAACCCCGACGAAGCCAAACTGTTCAACGAGTTTCACGTCCACTTCGCGGAGTTCATGCACCGCGAGGGGCTGAAGACCATCGCGTACAACTTCTCGACCGGCGTGCCGAAGCTGGAGATGTGGCGGTACTACCAGGACGGCGCAGCCGCCAGCGACTACATCGGTTTGCACGAGTACGACGCCCCGACGCTGGACCGCATCCATAAGGAGAACCTCGTGGCCGGCGGCGAAGGCGCGTACCTCGCGCTGCGCTACCGGCGCGTCTGGGGTTTGCTGGGCCCGGCGGCGCGCAAGCCGATCATCATTACCGAGAACGGTATTGACGGCGGCGTCATTAACGACACCTACCGCGATGACGATGGCAACCGGATCAAGAAACTCGGCTACAAGGACTTCGTGCGTTTCAATCAGGTCAGCGTCAACGACTACATGGCGAACCTGATCTGGTATGACAACGAGATGCAGAAGGACGACTACGTCGTCGGCTCGTGCATCTACTGTTTCGGTTCCGACAACTCCCGTTGGTATTCGTTTGATCTGGGCGACGACGACGAGCCAGCGCCGCAGGCGCGCGATGCGCTCCGGCGTACGATGCTGCGGCCGCAGCCGCCGCTGCGCCCGGTCGCGGTCAACGGCCAGTTTGTGGCACCGCCGCATGAAGGCCAGCCGCCGACCGATGGCTGGTGGCCGAACCAGCCACCGCAACCACAACCGACGCCGCAGCCACAACCGACTCCGCAGCCACCGCCACAACCACAGCCGCCACCGCCACCGTCGCCACAGCCGCCACCGACGCCACAACCACAGCCGCCACCGCCACCGTCGCCACAGCCGCCACCGACGCCGCCACCACAACCGACGCCGCCACCGTCGCCACAGCCGCCACCGCCACCACCGACGCCGATACCACAACCATCGCCGCAACCAGTTCCCACACTGCCGCCGTGTCCGACGCCGCCGGCCGATTGGTTCGCGGCGCGCTTCAATAGCGATCCGAGTTTGCGTGCTTTGCTCGGCTGTCCGACCCGTGGCCCATCTGATACGTTCCTCGCGGAGCAGCACTACCAGAATGGGTTGATGATCTACCGCGCGGACAACAAATCGGTGACGGCGTTGCTGCAGTGGGGCACGTGGTCGGCGTATCCGGACACATGGAACAGCGAGGAGCCCGAAGCAGGCTATTTCACGCCGCCGCCCGGCCTGATCGAGCCGAAGCGCGGGTTCGGCAAAGTCTGGCGTGAACGGTTGGGGGGCGACCACGCCGCGATCGGCTTTGCGATCGACAACGAGCAGGGTATGCGCGGCGCGGTGCAGCCGTTCGAGAAGGGCACCGTCATTCGCAACGGGAACAGCGAGGTGCGCATCCTGCTCGGCAACGCGAAGTGGATGGCGTAGCCGAGCGGCAGATCAAAATCGGGGCAGCGGCACAGAGCGCTTGCAGGTTGCTCTGTGCCGTTGTTGTTCTGCGCGACGAGCGTGTTTTTATGCACAGATCACGTTGAGCAGCGCCTGCCGTCGTTCCTCGCGCACGACGCGCAGCGCGCGCGCCAGCGCATGCGGTAGCTCGGCGCGCTCGGTGACGCATTCGCCGTAGCCACCCGATGCCTCGGCGTACTGCTCAAAGCGCGGTGAGGGCGACAATGACGAGAGTTGCGCGTTCCCCGTCTGCTTCGCCGCGCCCTGCGGGTACATGCGCAACGCAGCATCGCTCACGGCGTCCCAGCGGCTGTTGTTGCACACAATCGTCAGCACCGGCAGCTTCTGCGCGGCGGCTACCTGATGGCAGGCGGCCGGGTTGGCGAACATGTATGCGCCGTCGCCAACGGTCGCGATGACGAGCCGATCCGGCGCGGCCATCTGCGCGCCGAGCGCAGCCGGCACTCCCCAGCCAAGCGCGCCGATCGGCGGGTACTGGTAATACGTGCCGGCCTGTGTGAAGTCGATGTGCGGCCGCTGGACTGAGTACTCGTTGACGAGAATCGCATCGGGTGGCTTGATGTCGTTCAGGCAGCGGCTCAGCCACACCTTGCTGATCGGCCCGCCAGCGCGCTCATCCAGCGCGCGCTCGTCGGCGTAACGCCCCCACGCGGCGCGGCGCCACGCCGCGGCGCGCTCTCGCCGCGCGCTGATCTGTGCGTCTCGTCCGGCCGATGCCATTTTCATCGCGCGCGTCAGCGCGGGCAGGAATGCGCGCATGGGTGCGGTGACGGACAGGTCGGAGGGAAAACTGCGCATCGGGTAGCGGCTGAACAGCGGGTCGATTCCCGCGTGGATGATCTGCGCCTGTGCATCCGGCCGTTCGAGGTTCGGCATCCATGGCACATCGGCTTCGAGCACCAGCACCACGTCGGCCTCATCGAGCGCCGATGCGGCGTCGAAGCCGATGTGCATCGGATGCGCTGGCGACAGGCACATGAAACGCGCGCGTGCCTCGACGACCGGCAGTGCAAACCGCTCGGCGAGTTCGGCCAGCATCGAGACGGTCTGCGGGTCCTGCCCGCTGGCGATCGTTACGATCAGCGGCCGCTCGGCCTGTGCAAGCAGCGCGGCGGCGCGGACTACGGCCTCGGGGTCGGGGTGTGCGGCGGTCGGCGTGGCGGCATGCCCCGGCAGAGAGCGCACGCGCGGCTCGGCGCTCTGCGCCAGCACCTCGCGCGGCAGGCTCAGATAGACCGGCCCGGCCGGCGCTGCGGTGGCGATCGCCAGCGCACGGTCCACGACTTGCTCGACGTTGAGCCCGTCGCGCAGTTCGTAGTCCCACTTCACAAACTCGCGCACCATGCCGGCCTGGTCGAACATCTCCTGCGCCCAGTGGATGTACGACGCACGCGAACCGAAGCGCCCTTCCTCAAATAGCGGCGTGCGCCCGGCGGTCATCAACAGCGGCACGCGGTCGCGCATGGAGTTCATCAGGCCGAGCACGGCGTTGGCCGTGCCGACACTGACATGCACCATGACGGCTTGCGGTCTGCCGGTGACCATGGTGTATCCGAGCGCCATGCAGACGGCGGCGTTCTCGTGCGCGACCGCGATCGGCTGCGGGAACGTCAGACCCGATTCCGGCGCACGCGCATACGCTTCGACGAGTGGCGCAAAGTCAGTGCCGCCGTTGGCGAACAGGTAATCGACCCCGCGCTGCTTTAAGTGCGCGAGGTATGCTTCGGCGACGGTGCGCGGCATGCTGGGTTCGCTCATGACTGTGTCCCGCGCGGCAGGTCGGATGTTGGAAAGCGCTGCCGCAACGAGGCGATTATAGCCGTGCGTTCAGCGCTATGCAAAGCGCGTCTGAATTGTTCGGAGTGGAATTGCTGCTGACGGGTTTCGTGCCCCTTCGTGCTTCTTCGTGGATGGACGTCGCGGCGCAACAATTCCGGCACTTCCGCTTTACTGCCAATCCTGATAAAATACGGCCATGACCGCCCCGGACTATCTCGTCATCGGACACATCGCCAAAGACATCACGCCGGATGGTCACACGATCGGCGGCACGGTAACGTACTCCGCGGTGGCTGCTCAGCGGCTCGGGCTGCACGTCGCGATTGTTTCTGCCGCGGATCGCGTATTCGGCGCGGAGGTGCGGGCGGCCCTGCCGGGCATTGCGCTGCACAACACGGTATCGGCTCAGTCCACGACGTTCCAGAACACGTACACCGACAGCGGGCGCGTGCAGGTATTGCGCGGGCACGCCGACACGCTCACGTTCGCCGATGTGCCGGCCGATTGGCGCGCGGCGCGCATTGTGCACCTCGGTCCCATCGCGCAGGAATGCGATGCGGCGCTGGCGCGGCAGTTTCCTGGCTCGCTCGTGGCGTTGACACCGCAGGGCTGGCTGCGCCAGTGGGATGCCGAAGGCCGTGTGCGCCCGTGCGACTGGCCCGATGCGCTGTCTGTGCTCTCGCAGGTCGATGTGCTCATCTTCAGCCCCGAAGACGTCGGGCATGATTGGGATCGCATCCACGCATATACGCGCGCGGCGCCGCTGGCCGTGCTGACGCTGGAGCGGCACGGGGCGCTGGTCTTTCAGCGTGACGAGGGGCGGTGGCTGTCGCCGCGCGAGGCGCGCGTGGTCGACCCGACCGGCGCGGGTGATGTGTTCGCGGCCGCATTCCTATCGGCGTATGTGGATCACCGTGATCCGTTTGCAGCGGCGCGCTTTGCCAACGTCGCCGCATCGTTCTCGATTGAAGGGCGTGGCATCTCCTCAATTCCCGATCGGGCCACCGTGGAGAATTGGCTGGCTACACACCCAACATTTTAGATCTCATTCAATTTACTAATTATGACACGTGTGTATAGCATCGCCAATCAAAAAGGTGGCGTCGGGAAGACGACGACAGCCGTCAATCTGGGCGCGGCGCTGGCCGAAAGAGGCAAGCAGGTTCTGTTGATCGATATGGACCCGCAGGCCAACGCCACGTCATCGCTCGGCGTCGACAAGCGCACCGTCCATCAGTCGATCTATGACTGCCTGATGGACAATGTGCCGGCCGAGCGGATCATCAAACTGACGAACTGGGTGCGGCTTGACCTGATTCCGGCGAACGCCGCGCTGGCGGGTGCCGAAGTAGAACTGGTCAATGAGGAAACGCGCGAGTACCGATTGCGTGAGATGCTGAGACAACTTTCAGCACCATACGACTTCATCCTTATCGATTGCCCGCCGACGCTCAGCCTGTTGACTCTAAACGCATTGACGGCCAGCGAGGGCGTGCTCGTGCCAGTGCAGTGCGAATACCTGGCGATGGAGGGTCTGGCGCAATTGGTATCGACAATCGAGGCGGTCAGGCGCAGCCTCAACCCAGACCTGCACATCGTGGGTTTGGTGCTGACAATGTTCGACAGCCGCACCCATCTGTCACAGCAGGTGGTCGATGAGGTGCGCCGGCACTTCGGCGATCGGGTCTTCGGCCCGCTGATCCCGCGCAGCGTCCGGCTTAGCGAGGCGCCGTCGTTCGGCCAGCCCGGCATCACCTACGCACCGACTACTCCGGGCGCGCAAGCCTATCGCGCGCTGGCGGTCGAACTGATCGAGCGCACAGATCGTGAGCCGGTTGCGCAGGAGCGTGTATGAGCAACCGTCGGCTTGGACTGGGACGCGGTTTGGATGCCCTGATCCCGCAACCCCGCACTCCTAGCACAGTGAGCAGCGGGAGCGTGCAGACCATCGACATTGATCGGATCGTGCCGAACCCGCGCCAGCCGCGCCAGCGATTCGCGCCGGATACCCTGCACGAGTTGGCCGAGTCGATCCGCGAGCACGGCGTGATCCAGCCGCTGATCGTCATGCAGATTCGCACCGGCGAGGTCGATGCTACGCCGCGCTACCAGTTGATCGCGGGTGAGCGGCGCTGGCAGGCGTCGAAGCTGGCCGGCCTGATGGTCGTGCCAGTCGTCGTGCGCGAGGCCAGCACACAGCAGATGCTGGAACTGGCGCTGATCGAAAACATCCAGCGCTCCGACCTGAACCCGCTCGAAGAGGCGCTGGCGTACCGCCAGTTGATGGATGATTTCCAGTTGACGCAGGAACAGGCCGCGGCACGTGTGGGCAAGAGCCGTGTCGCGGTCGCCAATGCGGTTCGCCTGCTCAAATTGCCGGAAGAGATCCAGCGTGTGCTCGCCGAAGGGCAGATCAGCGAAGGACACGCCCGCGCGTTTCTGCGCCTGGAGTCGGAGTCGGACCAGCGTAAACTGCTCAAGCATATTATCGACGATGGCTGGTCGGTGCGGCAAGCCGAGACCTTTGGCACGCCGGCCAAGACATCCAGCACGCGCAGTCGAACCGACGATCCGGAGGAAAGTGCGCGTGATCCGCAGGGCCGGCATCTGGAGCAGCAGTTTCGCCGCGCGCTCGGCACCAAGGTCACGCTGGTGCGGCATCGTTCGGGGGGTGGGCGGCTGATCGTCGAGTTCTTCTCGGACGAAGAGTTGCAGTCGATTCACGACCGGATTATCGGAACCGATCGCTGAACCTGTTGTAAAACGTGAAACATCAGCTTCAGCCGCACACCGATTGTAAAACGTGAAACATCGAGCATGAGCACACCAGAACCGGTCGGAACCCGCGTTGCCGATGTCCCGATCTGTAACTACGAAGGCTCGACATACCGCACCGACTTCTGGGAAGGCAAGGGGCGCGAGTATGAAGATGCGGTCGAACGTGTCGCGCTGCGTGCCCTGTTGCCAGCATGGGGTGAGCGGCTGATCGAGTTGGGTGCCGGCTACGGGCGCCTGGCCGACTTGTACGCCGGATTCGAGCGCGTGGTGTTGACCGACCGCGCCTTAACGCAGGTGCAGCAGGCGCGACGGCTGCGTGGCAGCGATCCACGCTTCGCTTTTGTCGTCTGCGACGCCTACGCCCTGCCGTTCAAGTCGGAGGCGGTGACGCAGGTCGTGTCAGTACGAATGTTACATCATCTGGTCGATGTGCCGCGTGCGCTCGTCGAGATCGCGCGCATCATCGCGCCGGGTGGCGCTTATGTGACGGAGTTCGCCAGCAAACGGCACCTCAAGTCAATCTTTCGCTGGCTGCTTCGCCGTCAGCAAGAGAACCCGTTTTCGCCGGAGCCACACGAGTTCGTGGCACTCAACTTCGACTTTCATCCACGCTGGATGGAACAACAAATGGCACGTGCCGGCTTTGCAATTGATGCGCGTCGCGCTGTATCGCATTTCCGGGTCGGTTTGCTCAAGCGGTTCGTACCCCTGAGACTGCTTGTTGCCGCCGATCGCGCTCTCCAACGTGTTGGAGGATGGTGGCCATGGACGCCAA
It contains:
- a CDS encoding ParB/RepB/Spo0J family partition protein produces the protein MSNRRLGLGRGLDALIPQPRTPSTVSSGSVQTIDIDRIVPNPRQPRQRFAPDTLHELAESIREHGVIQPLIVMQIRTGEVDATPRYQLIAGERRWQASKLAGLMVVPVVVREASTQQMLELALIENIQRSDLNPLEEALAYRQLMDDFQLTQEQAAARVGKSRVAVANAVRLLKLPEEIQRVLAEGQISEGHARAFLRLESESDQRKLLKHIIDDGWSVRQAETFGTPAKTSSTRSRTDDPEESARDPQGRHLEQQFRRALGTKVTLVRHRSGGGRLIVEFFSDEELQSIHDRIIGTDR
- a CDS encoding class I SAM-dependent methyltransferase; the encoded protein is MSTPEPVGTRVADVPICNYEGSTYRTDFWEGKGREYEDAVERVALRALLPAWGERLIELGAGYGRLADLYAGFERVVLTDRALTQVQQARRLRGSDPRFAFVVCDAYALPFKSEAVTQVVSVRMLHHLVDVPRALVEIARIIAPGGAYVTEFASKRHLKSIFRWLLRRQQENPFSPEPHEFVALNFDFHPRWMEQQMARAGFAIDARRAVSHFRVGLLKRFVPLRLLVAADRALQRVGGWWPWTPSLFVCAHKR